One window of the Sulfitobacter alexandrii genome contains the following:
- a CDS encoding CaiB/BaiF CoA transferase family protein, with the protein MEAPLAGLKVVELARVLAGPWAGQTLSDLGCEVIKVESPAGDDTRQWGPPFVTRDEDQSASYFHSTNRGKASITVDFRTEEGVAKVKALLADADILIENFKTGGLAKYGLDYASLQAEFPHLIYCSITGFGHTGPYAHRAGYDFIIQGMSGLMSITGEPDRQPQKSGMAITDIFTGIYATTAILAAVHQRGRTGKGQHIDMALLDCAVSIMGNQAMNYLTTGKPPGRMGNAHPNLTPYEVFECSDGHIIIATGNDGQYQRLCRLLGLDDMAESPDYAKNADRVANRPEMIRRLNGATRQRSRDDLLAACEANNVPAGPINDLSDVMADPQVVARGMQIELDGVPGLRSPFKFSDATLALHRPAPKLGEDN; encoded by the coding sequence ATGGAGGCACCCCTTGCAGGTCTGAAGGTCGTCGAACTGGCCAGGGTCCTGGCCGGGCCCTGGGCCGGTCAGACCCTTTCCGATCTCGGCTGCGAGGTCATCAAGGTCGAAAGCCCCGCCGGCGATGACACGCGCCAGTGGGGCCCACCCTTCGTCACGCGGGACGAGGACCAGTCAGCCAGCTATTTCCACTCCACCAACCGCGGCAAGGCGTCGATCACCGTCGATTTCCGTACCGAGGAAGGTGTGGCGAAGGTAAAGGCTTTGCTGGCGGATGCCGATATCCTGATCGAGAACTTCAAGACCGGCGGTCTGGCAAAGTACGGCCTGGACTACGCCAGTTTGCAGGCCGAATTCCCGCACCTGATCTATTGTTCGATCACCGGTTTCGGCCATACCGGTCCCTACGCGCACCGTGCCGGATACGACTTCATCATCCAGGGCATGTCGGGCCTGATGTCCATCACCGGTGAACCCGACCGTCAGCCGCAGAAATCGGGCATGGCGATCACCGACATCTTCACCGGCATCTACGCGACCACTGCAATCCTCGCCGCCGTCCATCAGCGCGGTCGCACCGGCAAGGGGCAGCACATCGACATGGCGCTTCTGGATTGCGCCGTGTCGATCATGGGCAATCAGGCGATGAACTACCTCACCACGGGCAAGCCGCCGGGTCGCATGGGCAACGCGCATCCCAACCTGACGCCCTACGAGGTGTTCGAGTGTTCCGACGGGCATATCATCATCGCCACCGGCAACGATGGGCAATACCAGCGCCTGTGCCGGTTGCTGGGGCTGGACGACATGGCGGAGTCGCCGGACTACGCCAAGAATGCCGATCGGGTCGCCAACCGGCCCGAGATGATCCGCCGCCTGAATGGGGCCACCCGCCAGCGCAGCCGTGACGACCTTCTCGCGGCCTGCGAGGCGAACAACGTGCCCGCCGGCCCGATCAATGATCTTTCGGACGTGATGGCGGACCCTCAGGTCGTGGCACGCGGCATGCAGATCGAACTGGACGGGGTGCCCGGCCTGCGGTCTCCCTTCAAATTTTCGGACGCTACGCTCGCGTTGCACCGTCCCGCCCCCAAACTGGGCGAGGACAACTGA
- a CDS encoding DsbA family protein — protein MKRRNLILGGFAVAGLGGWALTSNLSQPGSTVIVGAANAQSTDADVDTSSIQEMALGDENAPVTIIEYASFTCPHCAAFHQGPFKQLKSEYIDTGKVRMIYREVYFDRPGLWASMVARCGGQEKFFGIADLIYKGQSEWARAGEPTAIVEGLRKIGRLAGMDNETLNACLQDADKAQTLVAWETKNREGDDVTSTPSFIINGTKQSNMPYADFKALIDAELEG, from the coding sequence ATGAAACGTAGAAATCTGATTCTGGGCGGTTTCGCCGTCGCCGGCCTCGGCGGCTGGGCCCTGACAAGCAACCTGTCGCAGCCCGGCTCCACCGTCATCGTCGGGGCGGCCAACGCGCAATCGACGGATGCTGATGTCGACACGTCATCCATTCAGGAAATGGCGCTGGGCGATGAGAATGCACCCGTGACCATCATCGAATACGCGTCGTTCACCTGTCCGCATTGTGCGGCTTTCCACCAGGGCCCCTTCAAGCAGCTCAAGTCCGAATACATCGACACCGGCAAGGTCAGGATGATCTACCGCGAGGTCTATTTCGACCGTCCCGGTCTCTGGGCGTCGATGGTCGCCCGCTGCGGCGGGCAAGAGAAGTTCTTCGGTATCGCCGACCTGATCTACAAGGGGCAATCCGAATGGGCCCGCGCGGGAGAACCCACCGCCATCGTCGAGGGACTGCGCAAGATCGGACGTCTGGCCGGGATGGACAACGAGACCCTGAACGCCTGCCTGCAGGACGCGGACAAGGCACAGACCCTCGTCGCATGGGAAACCAAGAACCGTGAAGGGGACGACGTGACCTCGACCCCGAGCTTCATCATCAACGGCACCAAGCAGTCGAACATGCCCTATGCAGACTTCAAGGCGCTGATCGACGCAGAGCTCGAAGGCTGA